TCGGTATGATTTACTCAACCCAGTCACCATCCACTATTAGCAAAGAACTTTTAGTTCAAACTGAAAACTTTTTTGTGGGGCACTTGGCCTCGACTGATGAAGCAAATGCATTGGCTAAAGTTCAGGCTACATTTGCTGGGTTGGAAGAGGATATAAAAAAAGCCCGAACACCAGGATATATGCGAATATTAACTACTTCTCATAGATTTGTAATTCCTGTACAGGTAAAAAAATTCACAGTTTAGGGGGAGAAGTTAAAATGGCTTATAATGCAGGGAGCGGTCTTCCTTTTGAAGCAGCTTCAAAGTTAGGACATCTTTCATTAGTAAATAGTCCATGGATTCAACAATTAGTAACAGATTTTGATACGGTCTTAACAGAACCATCTAAAAGTCTATTAAGTAATTGGAACAACTATTCTAGTGAAGGTACTGCTCTTAATAATATTTGGGTAGTGGATGGATCTTTTGTACCCGTAAAGTCTGGGAGTTATCCCTCTAAAGAGGTAGCATTTATTAAAACTGCAATTCTTAATCTATCGAGTTATCAACTTGGAAAAATAGATAAACAATATCCTCACCCAATGGATTTACAGAAATTAATGAAAGATAACGCTTTGTTTCATTCAACAGTACTTCCTCTAAGAAATATTAAGACGAGCAGAGGCACAAATTTTGATGCAGTTAGACATATTATTTATGAATCCCTCTTGAAAGATGAGAAGGGGGCTTATTTCGAAACCTTAAAATGGTTATCGTATGAAAAATGGCAGTCTGTTCATAAAAATTCACCTAATTTCAATTGTCCTTACTGTGAACATGAACAAAGTTTTTCTTTTGATAGCAATAACAAGTACTGTGAAAATTCTATGTGTAATCAAAAGCTTTTTTTAACAGATATGATTGGATTTCATCTTGAAATGTCAGAAGAAAAGGCTCCTGATAGTTTAGCTTCTGCTTATATGTCAATAATGGAACATCTTATGTTATTCACTCTAATAAGAGTTCATTGGAATCATAATGATAAAAATCTGATAAAAGATACTCTTTTTATTAAGGATGGCCCACTTAGTTTAAATAGTCAATATGTTAAATTAGTGGATCCAATACGAAATTTTTTGGAGTATGCTAAAAATCAGAGTCGCCCTATTAATATTATTGGACAGGAGAAAAGTGGGAAGTTTGTAGATCATCTATCGACTTTTGTCCAACATATAAAACCAAAAGATTTTGGTGAACCAATGAGCTATTTAGTATTATCACATGAGTATGTAAATACTCATGTTCAAGATAGACCAACTAAAATAAATTATGGTAAACGATCAAACTGGGGAGAGAAGATATTTGTTAAGTATGATCCAACTACATTTTTAGTTTTAAATATTCCAACTGGATTTTATCTAGATTTAAAAGATGCACCAGGTGTTAATGATTTAATAGGCTTAGACAATATTTTAGCAACTTTACCTCAAATCATTAGTCACAGGTATTCAGGAGGATTGTATCCAATTGAACTTGCAAACGGGATAGCTTCATTATCAAGTTACCCATCTTCAAAAATATTAGAAAGATTTCTTTCTAGTATTTAAAAAAACCCTTTACGGAAAATACCGGAGGACAACTTTTGATTGTAGCGGACGCTACTTTCTTATGTTGTCCTCTTTTTATTTTACTAAAGGAGTGATAGATAGTGGATATCTTAAAAAACATCGATGGAAAAGCTACTCAAAAGGCCATTGAAAATATCTTACGACAATATCGTACGTATCAACTGACAACCCCTGAGGATTTGTTGCCGACGATTACAGCAAATTATTCGTTAAACATGCCATCCTATAGTGGAGGATTTCAATCAAAAGTTGAAGAAGCAGCAATACGAAATGTAGAGTATTACAAGCAAGCGAAAGCCTTTTTTGAACGATTTAATCGTGCATTTTATAAGCTGACGCAAAAAGAGCGACAGATTATTGTTATGGCTTGTTTAGAGGAAACACCTTTGTATAATTATCAAATTTCAAAAAAGCTTCATATTAGTGAGCGTACTTTTTATCGCATAAAGGCACAAGCATTGTATAAATTGGCATTAGCATTGCGCGTGGAGGTATATGAGGTGAAGAGTCAATGAATTTTGTCCAGCCAATACGTGATATAGACATGATTCGTGATGTTCGTAAAACATTGCAAGACAATCCACGTGATGAGTTGCTCTTCTGTTTTGGTATTTATACTGGGCTAAGAATAAGCGACATTTTGCGTTTAAAGGTGGGAGATGTTCGTCATAAGCAAGTGTTGTTTATAAAAGAGTCAAAGGTGCAGAAAAAGAAGCAGAATAAGACGAAACGCATTCCGATTTTAAAAGAATTGCAAAAAGTGCTCATTCCGTACATTGAAAATAAGGAAGACTGGGAATATTTATTCAAATCACGACAAGGTAAAAATAAACCAATCACAAGAGTGAGGGCATATGCTATATTACGAGCAGCTGCTTTAACTAATGGCTTAGACGAAATAGGGACACATACTCTACGTAAGACCTTTGGTTATCATGTGTATCAAGAAGAAAAAGATGTGGCGTTGCTGCAGGATATTTTTAATCATTCAGCTCCCTATATTACATTGAAATATATTGGGATAAATCAAGATGCAATCGATCAAGCTTATCAAAAATTAAATAAAAGATTGAAATTTTAAAATAGCACTGATGTTGGTGCTATTTTTATTTTGCCCATTTTAGGAAATGGTTTAACATCTTGAAATAACAAACACTTTTACACACTAAAGACATTTACAAAATAAGGACATGTAAAGCTCACAATCTGAATGGCGTGTAAAGTGTTGAGAAATCTAGCTTTTTAATACTATCTGCACATTAACAGAATGTAAG
The genomic region above belongs to Lysinibacillus sp. FSL W8-0992 and contains:
- a CDS encoding ArpU family phage packaging/lysis transcriptional regulator: MDILKNIDGKATQKAIENILRQYRTYQLTTPEDLLPTITANYSLNMPSYSGGFQSKVEEAAIRNVEYYKQAKAFFERFNRAFYKLTQKERQIIVMACLEETPLYNYQISKKLHISERTFYRIKAQALYKLALALRVEVYEVKSQ
- a CDS encoding tyrosine-type recombinase/integrase, yielding MNFVQPIRDIDMIRDVRKTLQDNPRDELLFCFGIYTGLRISDILRLKVGDVRHKQVLFIKESKVQKKKQNKTKRIPILKELQKVLIPYIENKEDWEYLFKSRQGKNKPITRVRAYAILRAAALTNGLDEIGTHTLRKTFGYHVYQEEKDVALLQDIFNHSAPYITLKYIGINQDAIDQAYQKLNKRLKF